From one Coffea eugenioides isolate CCC68of chromosome 11, Ceug_1.0, whole genome shotgun sequence genomic stretch:
- the LOC113753457 gene encoding tobamovirus multiplication protein 3 gives MVRTMEMVGPPVVTVAHSLTDAMSWWDQINESPTWQDRTFHVLAALYGIVAVVALVQLVRIQLRVPEYGWTTQKVFHFLNFFVNGVRCLVFVFRRDVQSLHPEIVQHILLDMPSLLFFTTYALLVLFWAEIYYQARAVSTDGLRPSFFTINGVVYVVQIILWLIIWWKPVRVLIILSKMFFAGVSLFAALGFLVYGGRLFLMLQRFPVESKGRRKKLQEVGYVTTICFSCFLIRCIMMCFDAFDEAADLDVLDHPILNFIYYLLVEIVPSSLVLFILRKLPPKRGITQYHPIR, from the exons ATGGTGCGAACGATGGAGATGGTGGGGCCACCAGTGGTGACAGTGGCGCACAGCCTTACAGATGCGATGAGTTGGTGGGACCAAATTAACGAATCGCCTACTTGGCAAGACCGTACTTTCCATGTTCTTGCTGCTCTTTACGGAATCGTGGCCGTCGTTGCTCTT GTGCAATTGGTTCGTATTCAACTGAGAGTACCTGAGTATGGTTGGACCACTCAGAAAGTCTTCCACTTCCTCAATTTCTTCGTCAATGGGG TTCGATGCTTGGTTTTTGTTTTTCGTCGGGACGTTCAAAGTTTGCACCCAGAG ATTGTACAACATATTTTGCTTGATATGCCAAGTCTTCTGTTCTTTACAACCTATGCACTTCTAGTACTGTTCTGGGCTGAAATATACTACCAG GCGCGTGCTGTATCTACTGATGGTTTGAGACCTAGTTTCTTCACCATAAATGGGGTGGTGTATGTTGTTCAG ATCATCTTGTGGCTTATCATATGGTGGAAGCCTGTCCGAGTTCTGATCATCTTGTCTAAGATGTTCTTTGCAG GCGTATCTTTGTTTGCCGCTCTGGGGTTTCTTGTGTATGGCGGAAG GCTCTTTTTAATGTTGCAGCGGTTCCCTGTTGAATCAAAGGGCAGGCGTAAAAAGTTACAGGAG GTTGGCTATGTAACCACTATATGCTTTTCCTGTTTCCTCATCAGATGTATCATG atgtgttttgatgcattTGATGAGGCTGCAGATCTTGATGTTTTGGATCATCCAATTCTGAACTTCATTTATTACCTC TTAGTGGAAATAGTGCCTTCTTCGCTTGTTCTTTTCATTTTGAGGAAGTTACCCCCAAAACGTGGGATTACACAGTATCATCCTATCCGCTAA